A part of Saccopteryx bilineata isolate mSacBil1 chromosome 10, mSacBil1_pri_phased_curated, whole genome shotgun sequence genomic DNA contains:
- the LOC136314277 gene encoding C-C chemokine receptor type 3-like isoform X1, which produces MSLNRCYLHCTGGEARAIAGCVKDFAALAGTRKMATTIIDAPKIEEGAIGTTSYEYLFTMPCEKVNIHKLATHMLPPLYALVFGVGLLGNVMVVVILTKYKRLCSMANIYLLNLAISDLLFLFTLPFWIHSLLWDEWAFGNFMCKLLSGLYCIGLFGEVFFIILLTMDRYLAIVHAVFALRARTVTFGIVSSVCTWVLAGLAALPEFIFLKTQEGNEKLYCSIIYPEDEEDGWKRFHAVRVNVFSLALPLLVMAFCYSGIIKTLVRCPNQVKYKTIRLIFVIMVVFFIFWTPFNLVLLLSTFQTIFFETSCERSKQLDVALLVTEVVSFTHCCVNPVIYAFVGERFQEHLRHFFRRHVALPLGQCTLLLSNDNLERVSSGSRSTGEQELSAVF; this is translated from the exons ATGTCTCTGAACAGATGCTATCTGCACTGCACTGGTGGCGAGGCCCGAGCGATCGCTGGGTGCGTGAAGGACTTCGCTGCATTAGCAG GGACAAGAAAAATGGCCACCACCATAATCGATGCACCCAAGATTGAGGAGGGGGCCATCGGGACCACATCCTACGAGTATCTGTTCACCATGCCATGTGAAAAAGTCAACATCCACAAGCTGGCCACCCACATGCTGCCCCCGCTGTACGCCCTGGTGTTCGGGGTCGGGCTGCTGGGCaatgtgatggtggtggtgatccTCACCAAATACAAGCGCCTCTGCAGCATGGCCAACATCTACCTGCTCAACCTGGCCATTTCGGACTTGCTCTTTCTGTTCACGCTGCCCTTCTGGATTCACTCTCTGCTGTGGGATGAGTGGGCTTTTGGCAATTTCATGTGCAAGCTGCTGTCAGGGCTTTACTGCATCGGTTTGTTTGGGGAGGTCTTCTTCATCATCCTGCTGACAATGGACCGCTATCTGGCCATCGTCCATGCCGTGTTTGCCCTTCGAGCCCGGACCGTCACTTTCGGTATCGTAAGCAGCGTCTGCACGTGGGTCCTGGCAGGGCTGGCCGCCCTCCCTGAATTTATCTTCCTAAAGACCCAAGAAGGGAATGAAAAGTTGTACTGCAGCATCATTTACCcagaagatgaagaagatggctggAAGCGTTTTCACGCTGTGAGGGTGAATGTCTtcagcctggctctgcctctgCTCGTTATGGCCTTCTGCTACTCCGGCATCATCAAAACCCTGGTGCGGTGCCCCAATCAGGTCAAGTACAAGACGATCCGGCTCATTTTTGTCATCATGGtggtctttttcattttctggacACCCTTCAACCTGGTTCTCCTTCTGTCCacttttcaaaccatcttctttGAGACCAGCTGTGAGCGGAGCAAACAGCTGGACGTGGCCTTGCTGGTGACAGAGGTGGTCTCCTTCACGCATTGCTGCGTCAACCCCGTCATCTACGCCTTCGTGGGCGAGAGGTTCCAGGAGCACCTGCGCCACTTCTTCCGCAGGCACGTGGCTCTGCCCCTGGGCCAATGCACCCTACTCCTTTCTAACGACAACCTGGAAAGAGTCAGCTCTGGCTCCCGGTCAACGGGGGAGCAGGAACTCTCTGCTGTGTTTTAG
- the LOC136314277 gene encoding C-C chemokine receptor type 3-like isoform X2 has protein sequence MATTIIDAPKIEEGAIGTTSYEYLFTMPCEKVNIHKLATHMLPPLYALVFGVGLLGNVMVVVILTKYKRLCSMANIYLLNLAISDLLFLFTLPFWIHSLLWDEWAFGNFMCKLLSGLYCIGLFGEVFFIILLTMDRYLAIVHAVFALRARTVTFGIVSSVCTWVLAGLAALPEFIFLKTQEGNEKLYCSIIYPEDEEDGWKRFHAVRVNVFSLALPLLVMAFCYSGIIKTLVRCPNQVKYKTIRLIFVIMVVFFIFWTPFNLVLLLSTFQTIFFETSCERSKQLDVALLVTEVVSFTHCCVNPVIYAFVGERFQEHLRHFFRRHVALPLGQCTLLLSNDNLERVSSGSRSTGEQELSAVF, from the coding sequence ATGGCCACCACCATAATCGATGCACCCAAGATTGAGGAGGGGGCCATCGGGACCACATCCTACGAGTATCTGTTCACCATGCCATGTGAAAAAGTCAACATCCACAAGCTGGCCACCCACATGCTGCCCCCGCTGTACGCCCTGGTGTTCGGGGTCGGGCTGCTGGGCaatgtgatggtggtggtgatccTCACCAAATACAAGCGCCTCTGCAGCATGGCCAACATCTACCTGCTCAACCTGGCCATTTCGGACTTGCTCTTTCTGTTCACGCTGCCCTTCTGGATTCACTCTCTGCTGTGGGATGAGTGGGCTTTTGGCAATTTCATGTGCAAGCTGCTGTCAGGGCTTTACTGCATCGGTTTGTTTGGGGAGGTCTTCTTCATCATCCTGCTGACAATGGACCGCTATCTGGCCATCGTCCATGCCGTGTTTGCCCTTCGAGCCCGGACCGTCACTTTCGGTATCGTAAGCAGCGTCTGCACGTGGGTCCTGGCAGGGCTGGCCGCCCTCCCTGAATTTATCTTCCTAAAGACCCAAGAAGGGAATGAAAAGTTGTACTGCAGCATCATTTACCcagaagatgaagaagatggctggAAGCGTTTTCACGCTGTGAGGGTGAATGTCTtcagcctggctctgcctctgCTCGTTATGGCCTTCTGCTACTCCGGCATCATCAAAACCCTGGTGCGGTGCCCCAATCAGGTCAAGTACAAGACGATCCGGCTCATTTTTGTCATCATGGtggtctttttcattttctggacACCCTTCAACCTGGTTCTCCTTCTGTCCacttttcaaaccatcttctttGAGACCAGCTGTGAGCGGAGCAAACAGCTGGACGTGGCCTTGCTGGTGACAGAGGTGGTCTCCTTCACGCATTGCTGCGTCAACCCCGTCATCTACGCCTTCGTGGGCGAGAGGTTCCAGGAGCACCTGCGCCACTTCTTCCGCAGGCACGTGGCTCTGCCCCTGGGCCAATGCACCCTACTCCTTTCTAACGACAACCTGGAAAGAGTCAGCTCTGGCTCCCGGTCAACGGGGGAGCAGGAACTCTCTGCTGTGTTTTAG